The proteins below come from a single Pandoraea apista genomic window:
- a CDS encoding ABC transporter permease gives MDWINLLTPLAASAVIAAIPLMLAALGELVTEKSGVLNLGVEGTMLMGAIGAFAVTVQTGSLWLGVLAGIAAGVAMSAIFAWLTLSLMANQVATGLALTIFGIGLSAYVGRPYTDATIPMLRDLPIPGLSSLPVLGPSIFSLNPLGYLSVVLLVAIAWFLYRTRAGLVLRSIGEAPAVAHAIGYPVVRIRYLATLFGGAMSGLAGAYYSVGYLRLWQENLTAGRGWIALALVVFATWRPGRTVLGALLFGVVMALQFQAQAMGIRIPSQALASLPYLATIAVLVIISRNRQTIRLNAPASLGKPFFAGS, from the coding sequence ATGGACTGGATCAATCTACTGACGCCGCTCGCGGCAAGTGCCGTGATCGCGGCCATTCCGTTGATGCTCGCGGCGTTGGGCGAACTGGTGACGGAAAAGTCGGGCGTGCTCAATCTCGGCGTGGAAGGCACGATGCTCATGGGCGCTATCGGCGCCTTCGCTGTGACCGTGCAGACCGGAAGCCTCTGGCTCGGTGTGCTTGCCGGGATTGCCGCAGGCGTGGCGATGTCGGCCATCTTCGCGTGGCTCACGCTCTCGCTCATGGCGAATCAGGTGGCAACCGGTCTCGCGCTGACGATCTTCGGCATTGGGCTGTCGGCTTACGTCGGCCGTCCGTACACCGACGCCACCATCCCGATGCTGCGCGATCTGCCGATTCCCGGTCTGTCGTCGCTTCCTGTGCTGGGGCCGTCGATCTTCTCGCTCAATCCGCTGGGCTATCTCTCGGTGGTATTGCTGGTGGCGATTGCCTGGTTCCTGTACCGCACGCGCGCCGGGCTGGTGCTGCGCTCGATTGGCGAGGCGCCTGCCGTTGCACATGCCATCGGTTATCCGGTGGTTCGCATTCGCTATCTCGCAACGCTCTTCGGCGGGGCGATGTCGGGGCTTGCGGGCGCGTATTACTCGGTGGGCTATCTGCGTCTCTGGCAAGAGAATCTGACGGCCGGGCGTGGCTGGATTGCGTTGGCGCTGGTGGTGTTTGCGACGTGGCGTCCGGGGCGCACGGTACTTGGCGCATTGCTCTTCGGCGTGGTCATGGCGCTGCAATTCCAGGCGCAGGCGATGGGCATTCGCATTCCGTCACAGGCGCTGGCCAGCTTGCCGTATCTCGCGACTATTGCGGTGCTGGTGATCATCTCGCGCAATCGCCAGACGATCCGGCTGAATGCGCCGGCGTCGCTGGGCAAGCCGTTCTTCGCGGGGTCTTGA
- a CDS encoding BMP family ABC transporter substrate-binding protein, which produces MRRKVLITMASLAAAMLVSACGKQENNTANAPAAASDAQASAAPAGKGPMGVAFVYIGNPGDAGWTFAHEQGAKAVEAKYGDKVSVTRVENVPEGADSERVFRDLASKGNKLIFGTSFGYMDSMVKTAADFPDVTFEHATGFKTAPNLGTYDVRTYEGAHLAGVVGGHVTKSNVIGYVASVPIPEVIRNIDAFTIAAREVNPKVRVKVVWINSWFDPGKERQAAESLVGQGADVLMQNVDSAVVMQVAEEKKIHAFGWDSDMSKFGPNAHLASAAIDWSKYYVRTVDEVMQGSWKNTPVWGGIKEDEINLVAINDKAVPEAARKAVSARHDAIRDGKYDPFTGPIKGQDGKEIVPAGKTLNDDEKHQINWFVEGVEGSLPKQ; this is translated from the coding sequence ATGCGACGTAAAGTCCTGATCACAATGGCAAGCCTGGCGGCCGCCATGCTGGTTTCCGCCTGCGGCAAGCAGGAGAACAATACCGCGAATGCACCGGCGGCAGCCTCCGACGCGCAGGCATCGGCCGCTCCGGCAGGCAAGGGGCCGATGGGCGTGGCGTTCGTCTACATCGGCAACCCGGGCGACGCAGGCTGGACCTTTGCGCACGAGCAGGGCGCAAAGGCGGTCGAAGCGAAGTATGGCGACAAGGTAAGCGTGACTCGCGTGGAAAACGTGCCCGAGGGCGCAGACTCGGAGCGAGTCTTCCGCGATTTGGCGAGCAAGGGCAATAAGCTGATTTTCGGCACGTCGTTCGGCTACATGGACTCGATGGTCAAGACGGCCGCCGATTTTCCCGACGTGACCTTCGAGCACGCCACCGGCTTCAAGACGGCGCCGAATCTCGGCACGTATGACGTGCGTACGTACGAAGGTGCGCATCTGGCCGGCGTGGTCGGCGGGCATGTGACGAAGTCCAACGTGATCGGCTATGTGGCATCGGTGCCGATTCCCGAGGTGATCCGCAATATCGACGCGTTCACCATCGCGGCGCGCGAAGTCAATCCGAAGGTCAGGGTGAAGGTTGTCTGGATCAATAGCTGGTTCGATCCGGGCAAGGAGCGTCAGGCGGCGGAATCGCTGGTCGGACAAGGCGCCGACGTGCTGATGCAGAACGTTGACTCGGCCGTGGTGATGCAGGTGGCCGAAGAGAAGAAGATCCATGCCTTCGGCTGGGACTCGGATATGAGCAAGTTCGGCCCGAATGCCCATCTGGCCTCGGCCGCCATCGACTGGAGCAAGTACTACGTGCGCACGGTCGACGAAGTCATGCAGGGCTCGTGGAAGAACACGCCGGTCTGGGGCGGCATCAAGGAAGACGAGATCAACCTCGTGGCCATCAACGACAAGGCTGTGCCGGAAGCCGCCCGCAAGGCGGTGAGCGCACGTCATGACGCGATTCGCGACGGCAAGTACGATCCGTTCACCGGTCCGATCAAGGGGCAGGACGGCAAGGAAATCGTGCCGGCCGGCAAGACGCTCAACGACGACGAGAAGCACCAGATCAACTGGTTCGTCGAAGGTGTCGAGGGTTCGCTGCCGAAGCAGTAA
- a CDS encoding ABC-F family ATPase, with translation MLSTANITMQFGAKPLFENISVKFGGGNRYGLIGANGCGKSTFMKILGGDLEPSAGNVMLEPNVRLGKLKQDQFAYEDMRVLDVVMMGHTEMWAAMSERDAIYANPEATDDDYMHAAELEAKFAEYDGYTAEARAGELLLGVGIPIDQHQGPMSNVAPGWKLRVLLAQALFSNPDVLLLDEPTNNLDINTIRWLEDVLNERNSTMIIISHDRHFLNAVCTHMADMDYGTLKIYPGNYDDYMLASAQARERQMAANTKAKERITDLQDFVRRFSANKSKARQATSRLKQIDKIKVEDIKPSSRQNPFIRFEFEKKLHNLAFEFEGIAKSFDRQIFKNYSGAVRAGERVAIIGENGAGKTTLLRSLMAELPVDAGYVKWAENANIGYMPQDTSEAFPEDVSLTDWMTQWGQEGDDDQVIRGSLGRLLFGGDDVRKSVRVLSGGEKGRMIWGKLMLGRHNVLMMDEPTNHMDMESIESLQIALDKYPGTLIFVSHDREFVSGLATRIIEVKNDGTLIDYAGTYDEYLASQGVEV, from the coding sequence GTGCTGTCTACTGCCAATATCACGATGCAATTCGGCGCCAAGCCGCTCTTCGAGAACATCTCCGTCAAGTTCGGCGGGGGCAACCGTTATGGCCTGATCGGTGCGAACGGCTGTGGCAAGTCGACGTTCATGAAGATTCTCGGCGGCGATCTGGAGCCGAGCGCCGGCAACGTCATGCTTGAACCTAACGTGCGTCTGGGCAAGCTCAAACAGGATCAGTTTGCGTACGAAGACATGCGCGTGCTCGACGTCGTGATGATGGGCCACACCGAAATGTGGGCCGCCATGAGCGAGCGCGACGCTATTTACGCCAACCCGGAGGCGACGGACGACGACTACATGCACGCCGCCGAACTCGAAGCGAAGTTTGCCGAGTACGACGGCTACACGGCCGAAGCGCGCGCGGGCGAGCTGTTGCTGGGCGTGGGCATTCCTATTGACCAGCATCAGGGGCCGATGAGCAACGTTGCGCCGGGCTGGAAACTGCGCGTGCTGCTCGCGCAGGCGCTGTTCTCGAACCCGGACGTGCTCCTGCTCGACGAACCGACCAATAACCTGGACATCAACACGATCCGCTGGCTGGAAGACGTGCTCAACGAGCGCAACTCCACCATGATCATCATTTCCCACGATCGCCACTTCCTGAACGCGGTGTGCACGCACATGGCCGACATGGACTACGGCACGCTGAAGATCTATCCGGGTAACTACGACGACTACATGCTCGCATCGGCACAGGCCCGCGAGCGTCAGATGGCGGCGAACACCAAGGCCAAGGAGCGCATCACCGATCTGCAGGACTTCGTGCGCCGCTTCTCGGCGAACAAGTCGAAGGCGCGTCAGGCGACGAGCCGTCTCAAGCAGATCGACAAGATCAAGGTCGAGGACATCAAGCCTTCGTCGCGTCAGAACCCGTTCATCCGTTTCGAATTCGAGAAGAAGCTGCATAACCTCGCGTTCGAATTCGAGGGCATTGCGAAGTCGTTCGACCGCCAGATTTTCAAGAACTACTCCGGCGCCGTGCGCGCTGGAGAGCGTGTGGCGATCATTGGTGAGAACGGTGCGGGCAAAACCACGCTGCTGCGCAGTCTGATGGCGGAACTGCCGGTGGACGCGGGCTACGTGAAGTGGGCCGAGAACGCGAATATCGGCTATATGCCGCAAGATACGTCGGAAGCCTTCCCGGAAGATGTGTCGCTCACTGACTGGATGACGCAATGGGGCCAGGAGGGCGATGACGATCAGGTGATCCGTGGCTCGCTGGGTCGTTTGTTGTTCGGTGGCGACGACGTGCGTAAGTCCGTGCGTGTGCTCTCCGGTGGTGAGAAGGGTCGCATGATCTGGGGCAAGCTCATGCTGGGCCGTCACAACGTGCTGATGATGGACGAGCCGACCAACCACATGGATATGGAATCGATCGAGTCGCTTCAGATCGCGCTCGACAAATATCCGGGTACGCTGATCTTCGTCTCGCACGACCGCGAATTCGTGTCGGGTCTGGCCACACGCATCATCGAAGTGAAGAACGACGGCACGCTGATCGATTACGCCGGCACGTACGACGAGTACCTGGCCAGCCAGGGCGTGGAAGTCTGA
- a CDS encoding aldehyde dehydrogenase family protein → MITYDKFFIDGQWVAPVGRGMLDVFHSADGKLMGRIPEGDAQDTEAAIAAALKARNAWAATLPAERATYLRKIAAGLKARTDDLANVITGETGMPIKLVRAIQVGGPVYHWNKYAELAESFEFEARVGNSLVVREPVGVVGAITPWNYPLNQITLKVAPALAAGCTVVLKPSEVAPFNAFILAEVIAEAGLPAGVFNLVTGLGPVVGEVLARHPDVDMVSFTGSTRAGKRVSEVASQTVKRVALELGGKSASVILDDADLAAAVKGTLNACYLNSGQTCSAHTRMLVPASRYEEVKALVKEAVARFTLGDPREETTRLGPLASAAQRERVQAYIRKGLAEGAELIAGGDAVPEGFESGFFVQPTVLGRVTPDATVAQEEIFGPVLSIITYQDEADAVRIANDSIYGLGGGVWSGDEARAVRVARQIRTGQVDINGGEFNVQAPFGGFKQSGHGRENGVYGFEEFLEYKSLQFKSAKS, encoded by the coding sequence ATGATTACGTACGACAAATTTTTCATCGACGGTCAGTGGGTCGCGCCGGTCGGGCGCGGCATGCTGGACGTCTTCCACTCGGCCGATGGGAAGTTGATGGGCCGTATTCCCGAGGGGGATGCGCAAGACACGGAAGCGGCGATTGCTGCTGCGCTGAAGGCACGCAACGCCTGGGCAGCGACATTGCCTGCCGAGCGCGCGACCTATCTGCGGAAGATCGCGGCGGGCCTGAAGGCACGCACGGACGATCTGGCGAACGTCATCACGGGCGAAACGGGGATGCCGATCAAGCTCGTACGTGCGATTCAGGTGGGTGGTCCTGTTTACCACTGGAACAAGTATGCCGAGCTGGCCGAATCGTTCGAGTTCGAAGCACGCGTGGGCAACTCGCTGGTGGTGCGCGAGCCGGTGGGCGTGGTCGGGGCAATCACCCCATGGAATTACCCGCTCAATCAGATCACTCTGAAGGTGGCGCCGGCGCTGGCCGCAGGGTGCACGGTGGTGCTAAAACCGTCGGAGGTTGCGCCGTTCAACGCGTTCATTCTGGCGGAGGTGATCGCCGAGGCTGGTTTGCCGGCGGGCGTGTTCAATCTGGTTACGGGGTTGGGGCCGGTTGTCGGTGAAGTGCTGGCAAGGCACCCCGATGTGGATATGGTGTCGTTCACGGGGTCGACCCGGGCGGGCAAGCGTGTATCCGAAGTGGCGTCGCAAACGGTCAAGCGCGTGGCGTTAGAGCTGGGGGGGAAATCGGCTTCGGTAATACTCGACGATGCCGATCTCGCGGCAGCGGTCAAAGGCACGCTCAACGCCTGTTATCTAAACTCTGGCCAGACGTGTTCCGCGCATACGCGCATGCTCGTTCCTGCATCGCGCTATGAGGAAGTCAAAGCGCTGGTCAAAGAGGCCGTAGCACGCTTTACACTGGGCGATCCGCGTGAGGAAACGACACGTCTTGGGCCGTTGGCCTCTGCCGCCCAGCGTGAGCGTGTGCAAGCCTATATTCGCAAGGGCCTCGCCGAGGGGGCGGAACTGATCGCCGGCGGAGACGCCGTGCCGGAGGGCTTCGAGTCGGGGTTCTTTGTCCAGCCGACGGTGCTGGGGCGTGTGACACCCGATGCCACCGTTGCGCAGGAGGAGATTTTCGGCCCGGTACTCTCGATCATCACCTATCAGGATGAGGCGGATGCCGTGCGCATTGCCAACGACTCCATCTATGGTTTGGGCGGTGGCGTGTGGTCTGGCGACGAGGCGCGGGCAGTGCGCGTGGCGCGGCAGATCCGCACGGGGCAGGTCGATATCAATGGCGGGGAATTCAACGTGCAGGCACCGTTCGGCGGCTTCAAGCAGTCGGGGCACGGGCGGGAAAACGGGGTGTACGGCTTCGAGGAATTTCTCGAGTACAAATCGCTGCAATTCAAGTCTGCGAAGTCGTAG
- a CDS encoding DUF1289 domain-containing protein: protein MSELHDRPDSPCIGVCSTLFDDVCKGCGRTAYEVSNWVFFTDEEKAVVWERINREGTAMRYCDNGSTTSQT, encoded by the coding sequence ATGTCCGAACTGCACGACCGCCCCGACAGCCCCTGCATTGGCGTTTGCTCGACGCTCTTCGACGACGTCTGCAAGGGTTGCGGCCGCACGGCTTACGAAGTATCGAACTGGGTGTTCTTCACCGACGAAGAAAAGGCCGTCGTCTGGGAGCGCATCAACCGCGAAGGCACGGCGATGCGCTATTGCGACAATGGGTCTACGACTTCGCAGACTTGA
- a CDS encoding EamA family transporter, with protein MLRSWQLFALGSAFFAALTAVFGKLGVANVNSNMATLIRTIIIFAVTLAIVGMRGEWQRPTSLSANTWLFLVLSGVATGLSWLCYFRALQLGPVSGVAPLDKLSVAMAMLIGWVALGEPFSLKEALGGALIVAGALVLVL; from the coding sequence ATGCTGCGTAGCTGGCAATTGTTTGCGCTGGGTTCGGCGTTCTTTGCTGCATTGACGGCGGTGTTCGGCAAGCTCGGGGTGGCGAATGTCAACTCGAACATGGCCACGCTGATTCGCACGATCATTATCTTTGCCGTGACTTTGGCGATCGTAGGCATGCGTGGCGAGTGGCAACGGCCAACGAGTTTAAGCGCGAATACCTGGCTGTTTCTGGTGCTTTCCGGGGTAGCAACTGGTTTGTCTTGGCTTTGCTATTTCCGCGCATTGCAGTTGGGCCCCGTGTCGGGCGTGGCGCCGCTGGACAAGCTCAGCGTTGCGATGGCGATGCTGATCGGATGGGTGGCGCTCGGCGAGCCGTTCTCGCTGAAGGAGGCCCTTGGCGGAGCGTTGATTGTCGCCGGAGCGTTGGTGCTGGTGCTTTGA
- a CDS encoding phospholipase A has protein sequence MQPPRALSGGAPLQLTLLATQDTPGRKTIKLPDEIVVRISNDDFKPTLLHLKREAVAPAEVTLSDGQFRRISYSATLPKELRGAVRLEPVDWDASTITLVLDRAAPAEPMVAAVPVAPDASTTQASKESVPASGAMVSAAPDAIAPTTDTEFARISSNEPMYIAFGKNGDANARFQLSFKFHILKPDNPASKSFLDNLYFGYTQLSIWDLQAESAPFRDSNYRPSLFYYIPDTGVRASWFSSLGVAAGIEHESNGKAGDDSRSINTVFVKPILKFGNPSEYHWTVAPKLYAYVEKSDNRDIQDYRGYMDLLVLWGKPNGWQIGATLRKGMKRNYGSADVQVTYPLGKLIPGTGGYIWLGYFTGYGEDLLDYNRHSRSELRIGYSVFRW, from the coding sequence TTGCAGCCCCCGCGCGCCCTCTCGGGCGGCGCACCGCTGCAATTGACGCTGCTGGCCACTCAGGACACACCGGGCCGCAAGACGATCAAGTTGCCGGACGAAATCGTCGTACGTATCTCTAACGACGATTTCAAGCCCACCCTGCTCCACCTGAAGCGCGAAGCCGTGGCCCCCGCAGAAGTCACACTCTCTGACGGTCAATTCCGCCGCATCTCGTATTCCGCCACGCTCCCGAAGGAATTACGCGGCGCGGTGCGCCTCGAGCCAGTTGACTGGGATGCTTCGACAATCACCCTCGTGCTAGATCGCGCCGCACCGGCCGAACCAATGGTGGCCGCTGTTCCGGTCGCACCCGACGCAAGCACGACGCAAGCTTCAAAGGAAAGCGTCCCGGCGTCGGGTGCAATGGTCAGCGCGGCCCCCGACGCGATCGCCCCCACGACCGACACCGAATTCGCCCGAATTTCGTCTAACGAGCCGATGTACATTGCCTTCGGCAAGAACGGCGACGCGAATGCGCGGTTCCAGCTCAGCTTTAAGTTCCACATTCTCAAGCCGGATAATCCGGCGTCTAAGTCCTTTCTCGACAACCTGTATTTTGGCTACACACAGCTATCGATCTGGGATCTGCAGGCGGAGTCGGCCCCGTTCCGCGACTCGAATTACCGTCCGAGCTTGTTCTACTACATCCCGGATACCGGCGTGCGGGCAAGCTGGTTCAGTTCGCTGGGCGTTGCAGCAGGTATCGAGCACGAGTCGAACGGCAAAGCAGGCGACGACTCGCGCAGCATCAATACCGTCTTCGTCAAACCGATCCTGAAGTTTGGCAACCCATCCGAATACCACTGGACGGTGGCGCCGAAGCTCTACGCCTACGTGGAGAAGAGCGACAATCGCGATATTCAGGACTACCGCGGCTATATGGATCTGCTCGTGCTTTGGGGCAAGCCGAATGGTTGGCAGATCGGCGCGACGCTGCGCAAGGGAATGAAGCGCAACTATGGCAGTGCGGACGTGCAGGTAACCTACCCGCTTGGCAAGCTGATTCCGGGCACCGGCGGATATATCTGGCTCGGATACTTCACCGGCTACGGTGAAGACCTGCTCGACTACAACCGTCATTCAAGGTCAGAGTTGCGTATCGGGTATAGCGTATTCCGCTGGTAA
- a CDS encoding sensor domain-containing diguanylate cyclase: MANALFNRHRTASVLVSGLTILIGVLVAWGLARFAADQLVANRSARLLFEERSVASRLAHGTVHTVNQDLMLIRGIPQVLAQIAQIQDAAASIAEHPLKGVPPETARRTLLANPVLKPVNELLRAAQLYFGADLVWLGTPDGVTIASSDAYTTDPLVGDNYGDRGYFNTAVLGGAGQQYVIGRKTGLPGIYFTAPVYRDGLLVGVMVVKLGVRRLSHWVDSGASFVTDTNGVIVLANDPTFTGQAVPGAEVFKLTRQERRHLYQQEDFTVVPIKDYDLSPGTPGLMQSDPDDENGEHRARLVRVQPDNQPYLLEAEPSTDSELIIYTMNEAPTLGSLSIERRRYATLVFALLLSSAGALWLLVRYLKREKLQLTDTLAKNAALEHEVKYDALTGALSRGHFLKRLRAEVAQAVSTEVPACVILVDLDHFKQINDTWGHALGDSVLATFVRLCHESLREDDICGRLGGEEFAIILSGATEARALEAAERLREAVHAAHIDVDGQPLKFTISAGVAQWHAGDDDNAWLQRADAALYLAKSRGRDRCARESDLRALTRGGS, encoded by the coding sequence TTGGCCAACGCTCTGTTCAACCGTCACCGAACCGCTTCTGTCCTCGTCAGCGGCCTGACCATTCTCATTGGCGTCCTCGTCGCCTGGGGACTGGCTCGCTTCGCCGCCGATCAGTTGGTGGCGAACCGCTCGGCACGCCTGCTCTTTGAGGAGCGCAGCGTTGCAAGCCGCCTCGCCCACGGCACCGTCCACACGGTCAATCAGGACCTGATGCTCATTCGCGGCATCCCCCAGGTGCTGGCTCAGATCGCACAAATTCAGGACGCCGCAGCCAGCATCGCCGAGCATCCGCTCAAGGGCGTGCCACCCGAAACGGCCCGTCGGACCTTGCTCGCCAACCCCGTGCTCAAACCCGTCAATGAGCTGCTACGCGCCGCACAGCTCTATTTCGGCGCCGATCTCGTCTGGCTGGGCACACCGGATGGCGTGACGATCGCCTCAAGCGACGCTTATACGACCGACCCGCTGGTTGGCGACAACTATGGCGATCGAGGCTACTTCAACACCGCCGTGCTCGGCGGCGCGGGCCAACAATATGTCATTGGCCGCAAGACCGGTCTGCCCGGCATCTACTTCACCGCCCCCGTTTATCGGGACGGCCTGCTCGTCGGTGTAATGGTGGTGAAACTCGGCGTGCGCCGGCTGTCTCACTGGGTCGATTCCGGTGCATCGTTCGTGACCGACACCAATGGCGTTATCGTACTTGCCAACGATCCGACATTCACCGGTCAGGCAGTCCCAGGCGCCGAGGTCTTCAAACTGACACGTCAGGAACGGCGCCATCTCTACCAGCAGGAAGACTTCACGGTCGTTCCCATCAAAGACTATGATCTGTCGCCCGGCACACCGGGGCTCATGCAGAGCGACCCCGACGACGAAAATGGCGAGCACCGTGCGCGTCTGGTTCGCGTGCAGCCCGACAACCAGCCATATCTTCTGGAGGCCGAACCGTCGACAGACAGCGAACTGATCATCTACACCATGAACGAAGCGCCGACACTGGGCAGCCTGTCCATCGAGCGACGTCGTTATGCGACCTTGGTGTTCGCACTGCTGCTCAGTTCGGCAGGTGCACTCTGGCTGCTCGTTCGCTATCTGAAGCGCGAAAAGCTCCAGTTAACAGACACGTTGGCCAAGAATGCCGCGCTTGAGCACGAGGTCAAATACGATGCGCTCACCGGTGCGCTATCGCGTGGACACTTTCTCAAACGGCTGCGCGCCGAGGTTGCGCAAGCCGTATCGACCGAAGTGCCGGCGTGCGTCATCCTGGTCGATCTGGACCATTTCAAGCAGATCAACGACACCTGGGGTCATGCGCTCGGCGATAGCGTACTCGCCACCTTCGTCCGGCTTTGTCACGAATCGTTACGCGAAGATGACATCTGCGGTCGTTTGGGGGGCGAAGAATTCGCTATTATCCTGAGTGGCGCTACCGAGGCACGAGCCCTTGAGGCGGCCGAGCGTTTGCGTGAAGCCGTACACGCGGCCCATATCGATGTCGACGGACAACCGCTTAAGTTCACCATCAGTGCCGGCGTAGCCCAGTGGCATGCAGGTGACGACGATAACGCCTGGCTGCAACGTGCCGACGCTGCGCTGTACCTTGCCAAATCCCGCGGGCGCGATCGCTGCGCCCGCGAATCCGACCTCCGGGCACTCACCCGAGGCGGGTCGTAA
- a CDS encoding putative bifunctional diguanylate cyclase/phosphodiesterase: MVLHVGRGQRKASSQAAISDADLLATIAFRIGSRIRRRDLIGRVSDQQIAILLRDLGSREAASQITRRFIRAGESPVPCGNGLLYPILSAGVTHLPQVPVWPATLLEHTSDVADQAIRESASRFLVTEAPSAPTESITPPDEAGNEHYWRNAIGRALSGSEFRLHYQPQIDMRTHRLTGLEALIRWQRDDELIMPGEFIPAAERCDVIGPIGEWTLHEACRQLDKWHTDGEEYPRVAVNLSAQQMRVQTLETVRYALKHHRVPPDKLEIEITESSLISHLDEAATLMNELVAMGVRLSLDDFGTGYSSFVRLKRWPFGTVKIDYQFVAGVLLGGYDTELIRAIIAIARKLEIETVAEGVETSAQRDALASLGCHAWQGYHCTRPLPPGHIETFIRDWHGRL; the protein is encoded by the coding sequence GTGGTACTGCATGTGGGACGTGGCCAGCGCAAGGCAAGCAGTCAGGCCGCCATTTCAGACGCCGACTTGCTGGCCACCATTGCGTTTCGCATCGGCTCGCGCATTCGCCGGCGCGATCTGATCGGGCGTGTCTCCGACCAGCAGATCGCCATCTTGTTGCGGGACCTCGGCAGCCGCGAAGCCGCCTCGCAGATCACGCGCCGGTTTATCCGTGCCGGCGAATCGCCCGTCCCGTGCGGGAACGGTCTGCTCTATCCGATTCTCTCGGCAGGGGTCACCCACCTGCCGCAGGTGCCGGTCTGGCCCGCCACGTTACTCGAACACACCTCGGATGTCGCCGATCAGGCGATCCGCGAAAGTGCGTCGCGCTTTCTCGTAACCGAAGCCCCGTCCGCCCCGACCGAGAGCATTACCCCGCCGGATGAAGCGGGCAACGAGCACTATTGGCGCAACGCCATTGGACGCGCCCTGTCTGGGTCGGAATTCCGCCTGCACTACCAGCCGCAGATCGATATGCGCACGCACCGGCTGACCGGGCTCGAAGCGCTGATCCGCTGGCAGCGCGACGACGAACTGATCATGCCAGGCGAGTTCATTCCGGCCGCTGAGCGCTGCGACGTCATTGGTCCGATCGGTGAATGGACACTGCACGAAGCATGCCGTCAGCTCGATAAATGGCATACGGACGGCGAAGAATATCCGCGAGTGGCTGTGAACCTGTCGGCGCAGCAAATGCGCGTGCAAACGCTTGAGACGGTCCGTTACGCCCTCAAACACCACCGCGTGCCGCCCGACAAGCTGGAGATCGAGATTACCGAGTCGTCGCTGATCTCGCACCTCGACGAAGCGGCCACGCTGATGAACGAACTCGTGGCCATGGGCGTTCGCCTGTCGCTCGACGACTTCGGCACCGGCTATTCCAGTTTCGTGCGCCTCAAGCGCTGGCCGTTCGGCACCGTCAAGATCGATTACCAGTTCGTAGCCGGCGTGCTGCTTGGCGGCTACGATACGGAGCTGATTCGCGCCATCATCGCCATCGCGCGCAAGCTCGAGATCGAGACCGTTGCCGAAGGAGTCGAGACCAGTGCGCAACGCGACGCACTGGCGTCGCTGGGCTGTCACGCCTGGCAAGGGTATCATTGCACGCGCCCCTTGCCGCCCGGGCATATCGAGACCTTCATTCGCGACTGGCACGGGCGCCTGTAA
- a CDS encoding Cd(II)/Pb(II)-responsive transcriptional regulator, whose amino-acid sequence MKIGELARAAGTDVETIRYYERAGLLSAPPRTDAGYRTYGEDHLEALRFIRHCRSLDMPLADAKRLGELAHDTSVTCEDANQLIEAHLARVHTRIHELQALEQQLLHLQAQCHSRHETSDCGILRALMQGAHGEACACHTDTDPIEVACDHDHLHA is encoded by the coding sequence ATGAAAATCGGAGAACTGGCCCGCGCGGCGGGTACCGATGTCGAAACCATCCGCTATTACGAGCGCGCAGGCTTGCTATCGGCCCCGCCGAGGACCGACGCTGGCTATCGCACCTATGGCGAGGACCATCTGGAAGCCCTTCGCTTCATCCGCCATTGCCGCTCGCTCGATATGCCGCTCGCCGACGCAAAGCGTCTCGGCGAACTCGCGCACGACACGAGCGTGACATGCGAGGACGCGAACCAACTCATTGAAGCGCATCTTGCGCGCGTGCACACCCGCATTCACGAGTTGCAGGCGCTCGAACAACAACTGCTGCATCTTCAGGCGCAATGTCATAGCCGCCACGAAACGAGCGACTGCGGCATTCTGCGTGCGCTCATGCAAGGCGCACATGGCGAAGCCTGCGCTTGCCATACCGATACCGACCCGATCGAAGTCGCCTGCGATCACGATCATCTTCACGCGTAG